Proteins from a genomic interval of Pseudomonas silesiensis:
- a CDS encoding carbonic anhydrase, whose translation MCESCDSNAMQNASGRRRFLRLAGLGAGALLLAGALPDKIARAAEKTAPPPKPQNAISPDKALQRLMEGNQRYVAGTSTTHDFKDEREALVSGQNPFVAVLGCSDSRIAPEYAFDTARGDLFAIRVAGNFVTDEGLASLEYAVAVLGAPLILVLGHESCGAIDAGIKAVKDRTVFPGHIPKLTDALKPSIEKVLTQPGSLIENATAQNVKDSVERLKHASPLLTDALGKGTLKIVGGVYRLATGNVDLIT comes from the coding sequence ATGTGTGAATCATGTGATTCAAACGCCATGCAAAACGCGAGCGGTCGTCGCAGGTTTCTCCGGCTTGCCGGACTGGGCGCAGGCGCCCTGTTACTGGCCGGTGCACTGCCCGACAAGATCGCCCGGGCTGCCGAAAAAACCGCCCCTCCCCCCAAACCGCAAAACGCCATCAGCCCCGACAAGGCCCTGCAACGACTGATGGAAGGCAATCAACGCTATGTTGCCGGCACTTCCACGACCCATGACTTCAAGGATGAACGAGAAGCCCTGGTCTCCGGCCAGAACCCGTTCGTGGCGGTATTGGGTTGCTCCGACTCCCGCATCGCCCCCGAGTACGCGTTCGACACCGCCCGCGGCGATCTTTTCGCCATACGTGTCGCGGGCAACTTCGTCACGGACGAGGGGTTGGCCAGCCTCGAATACGCCGTCGCGGTGCTCGGCGCACCCTTGATCCTCGTGCTCGGGCACGAAAGCTGCGGCGCCATCGATGCAGGCATCAAAGCCGTCAAGGATCGCACCGTATTCCCCGGCCATATCCCGAAACTGACCGACGCACTCAAGCCCTCTATCGAGAAAGTGCTCACACAACCCGGCAGCCTTATCGAAAACGCCACCGCGCAAAACGTCAAAGACTCGGTGGAGCGCCTGAAACATGCCTCGCCCTTGCTGACCGATGCGCTGGGCAAGGGCACGTTGAAGATAGTGGGCGGCGTCTACCGTCTGGCGACCGGCAACGTGGACTTGATAACCTGA
- a CDS encoding NAD(P)/FAD-dependent oxidoreductase produces the protein MAHTPYPESYYAASANAVPPRPALQDDIETDVCVIGAGYTGLSSALFLLEHGFRVTVLEAAKVGFGASGRNGGQIVNSYSRDIDVIERSVGPKQAQLLGQMAFEGGRIIRERVAKYNIQCDLKDGGVFAAITAKQMGHLEAQKRLWERFGHTQLELMDQRRIREVVACDQYIGGMLDMSGGHIHPLNLALGEAAAVESLGGTIHEQSPAVRIERGANPVVHTPQGKVRAKFIIVAGNAYLGNLVPELAAKSMPCGTQVITTEPLGEELARALLPQDYCVEDCNYLLDYYRLSGDKRLIFGGGVVYGARDPANIEAIIRPKMLKAFPQLKDVKIDYAWTGNFLLTLSRLPQVGRLGDNIYYSQGCSGHGVTYTHLAGKVLAEALRGQAERFDAFADLPHYPFPGGQMLRTPFAALGAWYYGLRDRFGF, from the coding sequence ATGGCGCACACACCCTACCCCGAGTCTTATTACGCCGCTTCGGCCAACGCGGTTCCGCCGCGTCCGGCCCTGCAGGATGATATTGAGACTGATGTCTGTGTGATCGGTGCCGGTTACACCGGGCTGTCCTCTGCCCTGTTTCTGCTGGAGCACGGTTTTCGGGTGACGGTCCTGGAAGCGGCCAAGGTGGGTTTTGGCGCGTCCGGGCGTAATGGCGGGCAGATCGTCAACAGCTATAGCCGTGACATCGATGTGATCGAGCGCAGTGTCGGGCCCAAGCAGGCTCAGTTGCTGGGGCAGATGGCGTTCGAGGGTGGGCGGATCATTCGCGAGCGGGTTGCCAAATATAATATCCAGTGCGACCTGAAGGATGGCGGCGTGTTCGCGGCGATCACCGCCAAGCAGATGGGGCACCTGGAAGCCCAGAAGCGGCTGTGGGAGCGTTTCGGTCACACCCAGCTGGAGCTGATGGATCAACGCCGGATCCGTGAAGTGGTGGCCTGCGATCAATACATCGGCGGCATGCTCGACATGAGTGGCGGTCACATTCATCCGCTGAACCTGGCGCTGGGCGAAGCCGCGGCCGTCGAGTCGCTGGGTGGCACCATCCATGAACAGTCGCCGGCGGTGCGGATCGAGCGCGGGGCGAATCCGGTGGTGCATACGCCACAGGGCAAGGTCAGGGCGAAGTTCATCATCGTTGCCGGCAATGCCTATCTGGGCAATCTGGTGCCGGAGCTGGCCGCCAAGTCGATGCCTTGCGGGACTCAGGTGATTACCACCGAGCCGCTGGGCGAGGAATTGGCGAGAGCCCTGCTGCCTCAGGATTATTGCGTCGAAGACTGTAACTACCTGCTCGACTACTACCGCCTGAGTGGCGACAAGCGTCTGATTTTCGGCGGTGGCGTGGTGTATGGCGCGCGGGATCCGGCGAACATTGAAGCGATCATCCGGCCGAAGATGCTCAAGGCTTTCCCGCAGCTCAAGGACGTGAAGATCGATTACGCCTGGACCGGCAATTTCCTGCTGACGTTGTCGCGCCTGCCTCAGGTCGGGCGCCTGGGTGACAACATCTACTATTCCCAGGGCTGTAGCGGTCATGGGGTGACCTATACGCACCTGGCGGGCAAGGTCCTGGCAGAAGCCTTGCGTGGCCAGGCGGAGCGGTTCGATGCGTTTGCCGACCTGCCGCATTATCCGTTTCCCGGTGGGCAGATGCTGCGGACTCCGTTTGCGGCGTTGGGGGCGTGGTATTACGGGTTGCGCGACAGGTTCGGGTTCTGA
- a CDS encoding FecCD family ABC transporter permease, with the protein MDKVVTWRRGGYSRQVNLGTWWRLGASLLVTSLVMLGSLALGKVILSPFEVLRILFSSQDPSLTLIVEQLRFPRIVLAALVGAALSVSGLILQSIIRNPLASPDLLGITSGASAAAVLYLSFLSVTLGQQFLPLAAMLGAALATLAIYLLAWKQGASPLRLVLIGVGVSAMLTAATTFILVFSPLTTTLSAYVWLTGSVYGASWPEPLALAGWLLGICPLLVLLARQVMVQQLDDHLAQGIGVRVQWLRAGLLLVSVALAGAAVAWGGAIAFVGLIAPHIAKRLVAPGFAGQAVMAALVGANLVMLADLAGRTLFLPLDLPAGIFVAVLGTPFFLYLLIKQRH; encoded by the coding sequence ATGGATAAGGTGGTGACCTGGCGCCGGGGCGGGTATTCCCGGCAGGTCAACCTGGGTACCTGGTGGAGACTTGGGGCGTCGCTGCTGGTCACCTCGCTGGTGATGCTCGGCTCGTTGGCGCTGGGCAAGGTGATCCTCTCGCCCTTCGAGGTGCTGCGCATCCTGTTTTCCAGCCAGGACCCCAGCCTGACCCTGATCGTCGAGCAACTGCGTTTTCCGCGCATTGTCCTGGCGGCCTTGGTGGGGGCAGCGTTGTCGGTGTCCGGGCTGATCCTGCAAAGCATCATCCGCAACCCGCTGGCATCGCCCGATCTGCTGGGCATCACCAGCGGTGCCAGCGCCGCCGCCGTCCTCTACCTGTCGTTCCTGTCGGTGACCCTGGGACAACAATTCCTGCCCCTGGCGGCGATGCTTGGAGCGGCCCTGGCGACACTGGCCATTTATCTGCTGGCCTGGAAGCAGGGCGCCTCGCCGTTGCGCCTGGTGCTGATCGGCGTCGGCGTCTCGGCGATGTTGACGGCGGCGACCACCTTCATCCTGGTCTTCAGCCCGCTGACCACCACTCTGTCGGCCTATGTCTGGTTGACTGGCAGCGTCTACGGCGCCAGTTGGCCCGAACCCCTGGCGCTGGCGGGCTGGCTGTTGGGCATTTGCCCGTTGCTGGTGCTGCTGGCCCGGCAGGTGATGGTGCAACAGCTGGACGACCACCTGGCCCAGGGCATCGGCGTGCGCGTGCAGTGGTTGCGGGCCGGTCTGTTGCTGGTGAGTGTGGCCCTGGCCGGCGCGGCCGTTGCCTGGGGTGGCGCGATCGCCTTTGTCGGGCTGATTGCCCCACACATTGCCAAGCGCCTGGTGGCCCCCGGTTTCGCTGGCCAGGCGGTGATGGCGGCGCTGGTCGGGGCCAACCTGGTGATGCTGGCGGACCTGGCCGGACGCACGCTGTTCTTGCCCCTGGACCTGCCGGCCGGGATCTTTGTCGCGGTCCTGGGCACGCCTTTTTTTCTCTATTTGTTGATTAAACAACGTCATTAA
- the csrA gene encoding carbon storage regulator CsrA — protein MLILTRKVGESINIGDDITITILGVSGQQVRIGINAPKDVAVHREEIYQRIQAGLTAPDKPQS, from the coding sequence ATGCTGATACTCACCCGCAAAGTCGGTGAAAGCATAAATATTGGTGATGACATTACGATCACCATCCTGGGCGTTAGCGGCCAGCAAGTCAGGATCGGCATCAACGCTCCGAAAGACGTTGCCGTGCACCGCGAAGAAATTTACCAGCGCATCCAGGCTGGCCTGACCGCTCCGGACAAGCCACAGTCCTGA
- a CDS encoding endonuclease, with the protein MSVRWFALLLLSISLGAQAGAPRTFSEAKKVAWKLYAPQSTEFYCGCKYTGNKVNLAACGYVPRKNAKRASRIEWEHIVPAWQIGHQRQCWQEGGRKNCTRYDPVYQKAEADLHNLVPSIGEVNGDRSNFSFGWLPVQTGQYGSCLTQVDFKAKKVMPRPSIRGMIARTYFYMSKQYGLRLSKQDRKLYEAWNKTYPVEAWERQRNQSVGCVMGRGNEFVGPVDLKACG; encoded by the coding sequence ATGAGTGTCCGCTGGTTTGCTTTGCTGCTTCTATCGATCTCCCTTGGCGCCCAGGCGGGCGCCCCACGCACCTTCAGCGAAGCCAAGAAAGTCGCCTGGAAGCTGTATGCCCCGCAATCCACCGAGTTCTATTGCGGCTGTAAATACACCGGCAACAAGGTCAATCTCGCGGCCTGCGGTTATGTCCCGCGCAAAAACGCCAAGCGCGCGTCCCGCATCGAGTGGGAACACATTGTTCCGGCCTGGCAGATCGGGCATCAGCGTCAGTGCTGGCAAGAAGGCGGGCGCAAGAACTGCACGCGCTACGATCCGGTCTACCAGAAGGCCGAGGCCGACCTGCATAACCTGGTGCCGAGCATCGGCGAGGTGAATGGCGATCGCAGCAATTTCAGTTTCGGCTGGCTGCCGGTGCAAACCGGTCAGTACGGTTCGTGCCTGACCCAGGTCGATTTCAAGGCGAAGAAGGTCATGCCCCGCCCTTCCATTCGCGGCATGATCGCCCGGACGTACTTCTACATGAGCAAGCAATACGGTTTGCGCCTGTCGAAACAGGATCGGAAGCTGTACGAAGCCTGGAACAAAACCTATCCGGTCGAGGCCTGGGAGCGTCAGCGCAACCAGAGCGTGGGCTGCGTGATGGGGCGCGGCAACGAGTTTGTCGGGCCGGTCGACTTGAAAGCCTGCGGTTAA
- a CDS encoding asparaginase, with the protein MTSVFKTFVPGALALLLLLPTALQAKEAETQQKLANVVILATGGTIAGAGASAANSATYQAAKVGIEQLIAGVPELSQLANVRGEQVMQIASESITNDNLLQLGRRVAELADSKDVDGIVITHGTDTLEETAYFLNLVEKTDKPIIVVGSMRPGTAMSADGMLNLYNAVAVASSKEARGKGVLVTMNDEIQSGRDVSKMINIKTEAFKSAWGPLGMVVEGKSYWFRMPAKRHTMDSEFDIKTIESLPNVEIAYSYGNVSDTAYKALAQSGAKAIIHAGTGNGSVSSRVVPALQGLRKDGVQIIRSSHVNAGGFVLRNAEQPDDKYDWVVAHDLNPQKARILAMVALTKTNDSKELQRMFWEY; encoded by the coding sequence ATGACATCTGTTTTCAAGACCTTCGTTCCGGGCGCCTTGGCCCTCCTGCTACTCCTGCCCACCGCCCTTCAGGCCAAGGAAGCAGAAACCCAGCAAAAACTGGCCAACGTGGTGATCCTGGCCACCGGCGGCACCATCGCCGGCGCCGGTGCCAGCGCGGCCAATAGCGCGACCTATCAGGCGGCAAAAGTCGGCATCGAACAGTTGATCGCCGGGGTTCCGGAACTGAGCCAGCTGGCCAATGTTCGTGGCGAACAGGTCATGCAAATCGCCTCCGAAAGCATCACCAACGACAACCTGCTGCAACTGGGTCGTCGCGTGGCTGAACTGGCCGACAGCAAAGACGTCGATGGCATCGTCATCACCCACGGCACCGACACCCTGGAAGAAACCGCCTACTTCCTGAACCTGGTGGAAAAAACCGACAAGCCGATCATCGTCGTCGGCTCCATGCGCCCGGGCACCGCAATGTCCGCCGACGGCATGCTCAACCTGTACAACGCCGTGGCCGTGGCCAGCAGCAAGGAAGCCCGGGGCAAAGGCGTACTGGTGACCATGAACGATGAGATCCAGTCGGGTCGCGACGTCAGCAAGATGATCAACATCAAGACCGAAGCGTTCAAGAGCGCCTGGGGCCCTCTGGGCATGGTCGTGGAAGGCAAATCCTACTGGTTCCGTATGCCGGCCAAGCGCCACACCATGGATTCGGAATTCGACATCAAAACCATCGAAAGCCTGCCGAACGTCGAGATCGCCTACTCCTACGGCAACGTGAGCGATACCGCCTACAAAGCCCTGGCGCAGTCGGGTGCCAAAGCCATCATCCACGCCGGCACCGGCAACGGCTCGGTGTCTTCGCGGGTGGTTCCAGCCCTGCAGGGCCTGCGCAAGGACGGCGTGCAGATCATCCGCTCCTCCCACGTCAACGCCGGCGGTTTCGTGCTGCGCAACGCCGAACAGCCTGACGACAAGTACGACTGGGTCGTGGCCCATGACCTGAACCCGCAAAAGGCTCGCATCCTGGCGATGGTCGCGCTGACCAAGACCAACGACAGCAAAGAGCTGCAACGGATGTTCTGGGAATACTGA
- a CDS encoding sugar ABC transporter substrate-binding protein, producing the protein MKLPFAGRLLAVAMLAAASAALPVSSAFAETPEKPKVALVMKSLANEFFLTMEDGAKAYQKDHSGDFELISNGIKDETDTANQIRIVEQMIVSKVNALVIAPADSKAMVPVIKKAVDAGITVVNIDNQLDPAVVKSKNITVPFVGPDNRKGARLVGEYLAKQLKAGDEVGIIEGVSTTTNAQARTAGFKEAMEAAQIKVVSLQSGDWEINKGNQVAASMLSEYPNIKALLAGNDSMAVGAVSAVRAAGKAGKVQVVGYDNINAIKPMLKDGRVLATADQFAARQAVFGIETALKIIKGEKVDSGVNGVIETPVELVTR; encoded by the coding sequence ATGAAGCTGCCATTCGCTGGACGTCTTCTTGCTGTCGCTATGCTGGCTGCCGCATCCGCCGCGCTGCCTGTCTCCTCGGCGTTCGCCGAAACCCCTGAAAAGCCCAAAGTCGCGCTGGTCATGAAATCCCTGGCCAACGAATTCTTCCTGACCATGGAAGATGGCGCCAAGGCCTACCAGAAAGACCACTCCGGCGACTTCGAGCTGATCTCCAATGGCATCAAGGACGAAACCGATACGGCGAACCAGATCCGTATCGTCGAGCAAATGATCGTGTCCAAGGTCAACGCGCTGGTCATCGCGCCAGCCGACTCCAAGGCCATGGTGCCGGTGATCAAGAAAGCGGTGGACGCCGGCATCACCGTGGTCAACATCGATAACCAGCTGGACCCGGCAGTGGTCAAGAGCAAAAACATCACGGTGCCGTTCGTGGGCCCGGACAACCGCAAAGGCGCGCGCCTGGTGGGCGAGTACCTGGCGAAACAGCTGAAGGCCGGTGACGAAGTCGGCATCATCGAAGGCGTCTCCACCACCACCAATGCCCAGGCCCGCACCGCAGGCTTCAAGGAGGCGATGGAAGCGGCGCAGATCAAGGTCGTGTCCCTGCAATCCGGCGATTGGGAAATCAACAAGGGCAACCAGGTTGCCGCCTCCATGCTCAGCGAATACCCGAACATCAAGGCCCTGCTGGCCGGCAACGACAGCATGGCCGTTGGCGCGGTGTCTGCCGTGCGTGCCGCCGGCAAGGCCGGCAAGGTACAAGTGGTCGGTTACGACAACATCAACGCCATCAAGCCCATGCTCAAGGATGGTCGCGTACTGGCCACCGCTGACCAGTTCGCGGCAAGGCAGGCCGTGTTCGGCATCGAGACCGCGCTGAAGATCATCAAGGGCGAGAAGGTCGATAGCGGCGTCAATGGCGTCATTGAAACTCCGGTCGAGCTGGTGACCCGGTAG
- a CDS encoding RraA family protein has translation MSYQINPRQPVVSQELLAAYRSIPSSTLGHFSDRGFLRGIKPLFNDIRMLGQVITVKVFPPDGSILREALLLSEPGDVLVIECVGDEECGCWGELRTLAGLIKGLAGVVVSGAVTDVSALRRHGLPVFCRDVSAYTTRGIGAQGEVNHTITVGGVRVQPGDLAIGDDDGVFILDPGQAVELLPELLVKEETDQKRRDELLQRLHARPAYIGAIAVCPWPL, from the coding sequence ATGAGCTATCAGATCAACCCTCGCCAGCCAGTCGTCAGCCAGGAATTGCTCGCCGCTTACCGGTCGATCCCGTCGTCCACCCTCGGCCATTTTTCCGACCGGGGCTTCCTGCGCGGGATCAAGCCGTTGTTCAACGACATCCGCATGCTCGGCCAGGTCATCACCGTCAAAGTCTTCCCGCCCGATGGCAGCATTCTGCGTGAGGCCCTGTTGTTGAGCGAGCCAGGCGACGTGCTGGTGATCGAATGCGTGGGCGACGAGGAGTGTGGTTGCTGGGGCGAGCTGCGCACCCTGGCGGGATTGATCAAAGGCCTGGCCGGGGTGGTGGTGTCGGGTGCCGTCACCGATGTCAGCGCCTTGCGTCGCCATGGCTTGCCGGTGTTTTGCCGGGATGTGAGTGCCTACACCACCCGTGGCATTGGCGCACAGGGTGAAGTCAATCACACGATCACTGTTGGCGGCGTTCGAGTACAGCCAGGCGACCTGGCCATCGGTGATGATGACGGTGTGTTCATTCTCGATCCCGGCCAGGCAGTCGAGCTTCTGCCCGAGCTATTAGTCAAAGAGGAAACGGACCAGAAGCGCAGGGATGAACTCCTGCAGCGGCTCCATGCCCGTCCTGCATACATCGGCGCAATCGCCGTTTGCCCTTGGCCCTTGTAG
- a CDS encoding DUF2214 family protein, producing the protein MLAHWTLAAVHLLALSLGFWAVLTRGMALRRLLAGAGEARSVLIADNLWGISAAILLVTGLMRAFGGFEKGTDYYLHQPLFHLKMTLFVLILLLEIAPMVTLIKWRRARARGAAIDTGRAQLFARISHIEAMLVLLMVVAATGMARGVTFG; encoded by the coding sequence ATGCTGGCTCACTGGACTCTGGCGGCGGTTCATCTCTTGGCGTTATCCCTGGGCTTCTGGGCGGTGCTCACTCGTGGCATGGCACTTCGGCGCCTGCTTGCCGGGGCGGGGGAGGCTCGCAGTGTATTGATCGCGGACAATCTGTGGGGCATCTCGGCCGCCATTCTGTTGGTCACCGGTTTGATGCGAGCCTTTGGCGGGTTCGAGAAGGGCACTGATTATTATCTTCACCAGCCCTTGTTCCACCTCAAAATGACACTTTTCGTGCTTATCCTGTTGCTGGAAATCGCACCGATGGTGACGCTGATCAAGTGGCGGAGGGCGCGGGCGCGGGGTGCGGCGATCGATACCGGCCGTGCGCAGCTGTTTGCGCGGATCAGTCATATCGAAGCGATGCTGGTGTTGCTGATGGTGGTGGCGGCCACGGGCATGGCGCGGGGGGTGACCTTTGGTTAG
- a CDS encoding FecCD family ABC transporter permease, translating to MSPGAKLCSAGVVLLLCCVLSLAVGATWIPLPQIAAAFVQPDPLSIDHVLVTTTRLSRTLMAISVGASLAVAGALMQALTRNPLASPGLFGINAGATFFIILFSSIFSLASPDAWLWCAFLGAAVAGCLVWLIGNMGQGSLSPLRIVLAGAAMAALFSAFSQALLVVNQDGLDTVLFWMAGSLTERSLSTAAPLLLCTVLGLSGALLLGGQLNVLNAGEEIATGLGQRTGLIRLLMSVLVICLAGSAVALAGSIGFIGLLVPHMVRKGLSIDHRWLLPGCALLGAILLLLADTLSRVLILPQEVPVGVMTALFGAPFFIMLARRGGRYG from the coding sequence ATGAGTCCTGGTGCAAAGCTGTGTAGCGCCGGTGTCGTGTTGCTGCTGTGCTGCGTGTTGAGCCTGGCGGTCGGCGCTACCTGGATTCCGCTGCCGCAGATTGCCGCGGCGTTTGTCCAGCCCGACCCGCTGAGCATCGATCATGTGCTGGTGACCACCACGCGCCTGTCGCGAACCTTGATGGCGATCTCCGTCGGCGCCAGCCTGGCGGTCGCGGGCGCCCTGATGCAGGCCCTGACGCGCAATCCCCTGGCGTCCCCCGGCTTGTTCGGGATCAATGCCGGTGCGACCTTTTTCATCATCCTGTTTTCCTCGATCTTCTCCCTGGCCTCGCCGGATGCCTGGCTGTGGTGTGCCTTTCTTGGCGCCGCCGTGGCGGGGTGCCTGGTGTGGCTGATCGGCAACATGGGGCAGGGCAGTCTCAGTCCGCTGCGCATCGTGCTGGCGGGGGCGGCGATGGCCGCGCTGTTCTCCGCCTTCAGCCAGGCATTGCTGGTGGTCAATCAGGATGGCCTGGACACGGTGCTGTTCTGGATGGCCGGTTCCTTGACCGAACGCAGCCTGTCGACCGCCGCGCCCCTGTTACTGTGCACGGTGCTTGGCTTGTCGGGGGCGCTGTTGCTGGGCGGGCAGCTCAATGTACTGAACGCCGGGGAAGAAATTGCCACCGGTCTGGGGCAGCGTACCGGTCTGATCCGGCTGCTGATGAGCGTGCTGGTGATCTGCCTGGCGGGCAGCGCCGTGGCGTTGGCCGGCAGCATCGGCTTTATCGGCCTGCTGGTGCCGCACATGGTGCGCAAGGGACTGTCGATCGACCATCGCTGGCTGTTGCCCGGTTGTGCGCTGCTGGGGGCCATTCTGCTGCTGTTGGCCGATACCCTGTCGCGGGTGTTGATCCTGCCGCAGGAGGTGCCGGTAGGGGTCATGACGGCGCTGTTCGGCGCGCCGTTCTTCATCATGCTGGCGCGGCGTGGAGGTCGTTATGGATAA
- a CDS encoding IucA/IucC family C-terminal-domain containing protein yields MSLAGYFTAPEWAALSGGLRLKDIEARDPLRSLMARDLLQEEVCEQLLDALGPVIGSPTRAITASLLGKRLSFLATGACLYAMSVYDKGLLLSLDNVVIEYGHDDGLWTSSLPLAHSLPSTYGPGEREAWREAVVQALFAGLLKPLWQTFNRVTGVSRRILWENSAVRVYSLYEKRMAKIDEPSVRERCEADFTWLLTEAQPSLFGLDYNPLSHFRRPPTLVDEGQRSIRFRRTCCFYYLATEPAEYCSTCPLLRPGKKCR; encoded by the coding sequence ATGAGTCTGGCTGGTTATTTCACGGCGCCAGAGTGGGCGGCGTTGTCCGGTGGATTGCGGCTCAAAGACATTGAAGCGCGCGACCCGTTACGCTCGCTGATGGCCCGGGACTTGTTGCAGGAGGAGGTGTGCGAACAACTGCTGGACGCCTTGGGCCCGGTGATCGGCTCGCCAACCCGGGCGATCACTGCCTCATTGCTGGGCAAGCGTTTATCGTTTTTGGCGACCGGTGCCTGCCTGTATGCGATGTCGGTGTACGACAAGGGGCTGCTGCTGTCCCTGGACAACGTGGTGATCGAGTACGGCCACGATGACGGGCTGTGGACCTCGTCGCTGCCGCTGGCTCACTCTTTGCCCTCGACCTATGGACCCGGTGAGCGCGAGGCCTGGCGGGAAGCCGTGGTGCAGGCGCTGTTTGCCGGGCTGCTGAAACCGCTGTGGCAAACCTTCAACCGGGTCACGGGCGTTTCCCGCCGCATCCTCTGGGAGAACAGCGCCGTACGCGTGTATTCGCTGTATGAAAAACGCATGGCGAAAATCGACGAGCCGTCGGTGCGTGAACGCTGTGAAGCGGACTTCACATGGTTGCTGACCGAGGCACAACCTTCACTGTTCGGCCTCGACTACAACCCGCTGAGCCATTTCCGCCGACCGCCGACGCTGGTGGACGAAGGGCAACGGAGCATTCGCTTTCGCCGCACCTGCTGCTTCTACTACCTGGCCACCGAGCCGGCTGAATACTGCTCGACCTGCCCGTTGCTGCGCCCGGGGAAAAAATGCCGATGA
- a CDS encoding DUF1654 domain-containing protein has product MHVQLNKDNSVASSSVSPDTYARMGLRIQKIINSPTAQKAKAALIFRLPDEPVDEWEQLLEEIDENDNVTLAYRDDGGVQIFWVVPKED; this is encoded by the coding sequence ATGCACGTACAGCTTAATAAGGATAATTCCGTGGCCTCTAGCTCTGTTTCTCCTGACACCTATGCACGCATGGGTCTTCGCATTCAGAAAATCATCAACTCCCCCACCGCGCAAAAAGCCAAAGCCGCATTGATCTTCCGTCTGCCGGACGAACCCGTGGACGAGTGGGAACAATTGCTCGAAGAAATCGATGAGAACGACAACGTCACCCTCGCCTATCGCGACGATGGCGGCGTGCAGATTTTCTGGGTTGTGCCGAAGGAAGACTGA
- a CDS encoding SPOR domain-containing protein, which translates to MRKMVLVIAVLALAGCGEGKRPDVPKPQTTAATAPVVASAPKWDLEVRGEITQAVSDLSGWLIEHSFVSSVVKENGKTRILLGPFNSRAEAEAKQAEVAAALTRAKKQNIELLVVERTAPL; encoded by the coding sequence GTGCGCAAAATGGTCTTGGTAATTGCGGTACTGGCACTGGCGGGATGCGGTGAGGGCAAGCGTCCTGACGTGCCAAAGCCGCAGACGACAGCGGCGACCGCACCGGTGGTGGCCTCTGCACCAAAATGGGATCTCGAGGTGCGCGGTGAAATAACCCAGGCTGTCAGCGACCTCAGCGGCTGGCTGATCGAGCACAGTTTCGTTTCCAGTGTCGTCAAGGAAAATGGCAAGACGCGGATTCTGCTCGGGCCATTCAATTCCAGAGCCGAGGCCGAGGCCAAACAGGCCGAAGTGGCTGCGGCGCTCACCCGGGCGAAAAAACAGAACATCGAACTGCTGGTCGTCGAACGCACGGCGCCTTTGTAG
- a CDS encoding ABC transporter ATP-binding protein — translation MTSIASRGLTLSYQRQVIIDALDMQLPKGKISVLIGSNGCGKSTLLKSFARLLKPQQGSVILNGVDIQQKSTAAVARELAILPQTPTAPEGITVRQLVALGRYPYQSWMQQWSVEDEAMVNRALDQTSLQALADRPVDALSGGQRQRAWIAMTLAQDTGIVLLDEPTTFLDLAHQIEVLDLLRDLNRLENKTIIMVLHDLNLACRYADHMVAVHERTAFAQGRPEDVLTQALVKTVFDLNCRIIPDPFFGTPMCIPFGRELPQ, via the coding sequence ATGACGTCGATTGCAAGTCGCGGCCTGACCCTGAGCTATCAGCGCCAGGTGATTATTGACGCGCTGGACATGCAACTGCCCAAGGGCAAGATCTCGGTGCTGATCGGCAGCAATGGCTGTGGCAAGAGCACCCTGCTCAAATCCTTCGCCCGGTTGCTCAAGCCGCAGCAGGGCTCGGTGATTCTCAACGGTGTGGATATCCAGCAAAAATCCACGGCGGCGGTGGCGCGTGAACTGGCCATCCTGCCCCAGACCCCGACCGCGCCGGAGGGCATTACCGTGCGCCAGCTCGTGGCGCTGGGTCGATACCCGTATCAGAGCTGGATGCAGCAGTGGTCGGTCGAAGATGAAGCCATGGTCAATCGCGCCCTGGATCAGACCAGCCTGCAGGCGCTGGCCGATCGACCGGTGGACGCCTTGTCCGGCGGGCAGCGCCAGCGGGCGTGGATCGCCATGACCCTGGCCCAGGACACCGGCATCGTGCTGCTGGACGAGCCGACCACCTTTCTCGATCTGGCGCACCAGATCGAAGTCCTGGACCTGCTGCGCGACCTCAACCGGCTCGAGAACAAAACCATCATCATGGTGCTGCACGATCTCAACCTGGCCTGTCGTTACGCCGATCACATGGTCGCGGTGCATGAGCGTACGGCGTTTGCCCAGGGCCGGCCCGAGGACGTCTTGACCCAGGCCCTGGTCAAGACCGTGTTCGACCTCAACTGTCGAATCATTCCTGACCCGTTCTTTGGTACGCCGATGTGCATCCCGTTCGGTCGGGAATTGCCGCAATGA